The region CCCGCGTCTTCCTTTATGGAAGCGCGCTTCCGGGACGGTCCGGAGAGTCGGCAACGGGAGACCGGCCGGGGCACACGGGCGCAGGGTAAAGGGAGGAGGTGGGCCATGACGAGTGCGAGGGAGGAGGCGTTGAAAGGGCGCCCCGAGGGGGGCGCGGAGGACGAGGGGACGGAAACGGTGCTGGACTGGCTGGCGCTGTATATGCCGAGTTGGGGAACCAGCATCGTGCTGCACGTGGCGGTGCTGGTCCTGGCGGCGTTTGTGACGCGGCCGACGCAAGCCGACGCGCTGCCGTTCGACGTGACCGGGCAGGTCCTGATGCCCAAGACCTACGAGATCGACCAGCGGTCGGATATGCGGCAGACGTGGGGCAACCAGCAAGAGTCTCGGGGCACGCTGCTTCTGCAGCCGAGCAGCCTGGTGCAGATGATAGAGGTGCCGGTTCCGGACGTGGCGTCGAACGACCGGGACCCGGTTTGGGTGATCGGCGTGGGCGGCGGAGGGGCGGCCTTCGGCGGGTTCGAGGGTCTCGGGACGGGGCCCGGGCGCGGGTCCGGATTATTCGGGGTGGGCGGCGACGAGGAGGCCCGCAAGATCGTTTATGTCGTGGACCGGTCCGGCAGCATGACCAGTTCGATAGACTATGTGAAGCTCGAACTGAAGCGATCGATCGGCAAACTGGGGGAGGAGAAAGAGTTCCACATCATCTTCTATTCGAGCGGGCCTCCCGTGGAGATGCCGACGCGGCGTCTGGTGAACGCGACGGAGCGGAACAAGGCCTTCGCGTACGAGTTTGTCGACGGGATCATCGCCCAGGGGGAGACGGACCCGTCGGACGCGCTTCGGCGGGCGTTTGCCGTCCGCCCGGAGGTGATCTACCTTCTGACGGACGGCGAGTTCGACAAGGCCATGGTAGACCTCGACTCGGATCCACCTTCAGGGGAAGAGGTCATGAAGATTATGGCAGATCAGAATGGCGGGAATTACAAGGCAATCTACAAGGAAGACCTTGCGACGCTTATGCAGTAGGACGGTGTTGTGAAGGTTATTTCCGGGTCGGTTCCACCGGCCGCTCCCTGTTGGGCGGTCATGCAGGTTGTCGGACGCGCGAGGCCCTCCGCGTGCATATCTGCAAAAAAAGTGCTTTCCGGGACAGTACGGGCCGTTGTACAAAAGGTTCCAGGTTGGATCCTCGGCGCCGGGTGCGTTGCCCGGTCAGCGAGCATCCGAGACCCCGACAGCCTGGGCCAC is a window of Planctomycetota bacterium DNA encoding:
- a CDS encoding VWA domain-containing protein: MTSAREEALKGRPEGGAEDEGTETVLDWLALYMPSWGTSIVLHVAVLVLAAFVTRPTQADALPFDVTGQVLMPKTYEIDQRSDMRQTWGNQQESRGTLLLQPSSLVQMIEVPVPDVASNDRDPVWVIGVGGGGAAFGGFEGLGTGPGRGSGLFGVGGDEEARKIVYVVDRSGSMTSSIDYVKLELKRSIGKLGEEKEFHIIFYSSGPPVEMPTRRLVNATERNKAFAYEFVDGIIAQGETDPSDALRRAFAVRPEVIYLLTDGEFDKAMVDLDSDPPSGEEVMKIMADQNGGNYKAIYKEDLATLMQ